The Onthophagus taurus isolate NC chromosome 2, IU_Otau_3.0, whole genome shotgun sequence genome includes a window with the following:
- the LOC111427174 gene encoding ester hydrolase C11orf54 homolog yields the protein MMNTIQRMLFVHSYLFSLRHEVEQMEFMGTSAEKRDLFTPSLKDVATELNNRLTLYFKTVDVDVVECPDLHQPPYCFAARGLCGQPMLVEVGGPTYLIPKVDRSKVYDFRDIQRVLNINPCYFMGAGAGPFPYTEVNCEGIYNVMIDGSVVKQRSKISKINVNNGTSEQQDLPNTETRFALLANLFVSQGLPGEVLKIHVKERIGCHDFIASIRNCLKDAYSTAVVGLGGVFLMKSGTFRQHVMPDFATDEIKSEEQLNGWLRFYNMSAPLVAVGTLVTGDMDLDLRLQHFHSSSDHNEAGHYHNDITPETVEYLAYFNIANSVVRIDKPKDSHDMGRD from the exons ATGATGAATACCATTCAGCGTATGCTATTTGTTCATAgctatttatttagtttacgACACGAAGTAG AACAAATGGAATTTATGGGGACCTCAGCGGAAAAAAGAGACTTATTCACTCCGAGTTTAAAAGATGTTGCAACCG aattaaataatcGTTTAACATTATACTTCAAGACGGTTGATGTTGATGTGGTGGAATGTCCTGATTTACATCAACCACCTTATTGTTTTGCGGCACGAG GATTATGCGGACAGCCTATGTTGGTTGAAGTTGGTGGCCCAACATATCTAATACCGAAAGTAGATAGAAGTAAAGTGTATGATTTCCGTGACATTCAGCGTGTGTTGAATATAAACCCTTGTTATTTTATGGGAGCGGGTGCTGGTCCGTTTCCATACACAGAAGTTAACTGCGAG GGTATTTACAATGTAATGATTGATGGTAGTGTCGTAAAACAACGAAGTAAAATTTCCAAGATTAATGTAAATAATGGAACCTCAGAACAACAAGATTTACCTAATACCGAAACGAGGTTTGCGTTGTTGGCCAATCTATTTGTTTCTCAAGGTCTCCCCGGAGAA gttttaaaaattcatgtgAAAGAACGCATAGGTTGTCACGATTTCATTGCTAGCATAAGAAATTGCTTGAAAGATGCTTATTCCACTGCAGTAGTTg gttTGGGAGGTGTTTTTCTAATGAAATCGGGTACATTTCGACAACATGTTATGCCAGATTTTGCAACAGATGAGATAAAATCGGAAGAACAATTAAACGGTTGGTTACGTTTTTACAACATGTCTGCACCACTAGTTGCAGTGGGCACTCTTGTAACGGGCGATATG GATTTGGATTTACGATTACAACATTTTCATAGTTCAAGCGATCATAATGAAGCTGGACATTATCACAATGATATTACACCGGAAACGGTTGAGTATTTAGCTTATTTTAATATCGCTAATTCAGTGGTAAGAATTGATAAACCCAAAGATTCTCATGATATGGGAAGAGACTAA
- the LOC111427052 gene encoding splicing factor 3B subunit 2 has translation MDPQNMILGGPPPPEGLMPQQIFVPTDQMGGLSKELPSLLSLKVDPPDQVVDGNPSEVVLPQALEDVLALKNQRALELGTEENAEERNLVKETGNVWEADNENEPQSEKVDIGGDKKKENNTKISKNKKKKKRRKNKKMEQMEMVEKENEEKTNEEENTDDIEVDYIQESLSLHEMAPQYRQFYHILEAFKISDPSPNIPPPMLAMPTALSSKSAIATLGDQFNDDNEEGDDKKIEDKSKMSKRKLKKLTRLSVAELKQLVNRPDVVEMHDVTARDPRLLVQLKAHRNTVQVPRHWCFKRKYLQGKRGIEKPPFNLPDFIKRTGIMEMRASLQDKDESKTLKAKMRERARPKLGKIDIDYQKLHDAFFKWQTKPKMTIHGDLYYEGKEFETRLKEKKPGDLSEELRTALGMPVGPNANKVPPPWLIAMQRYGPPPSYPNLKIPGLNAPIPEGCSFGYHAGGWGKPPVDENGKPLYGDVFGTNIINTDDIAEDATVDRTLWGELESESEEESEEEEEEEDKEKQPIDETGLVTPAEGLVTPSGLTSIPAGMETPETIELRKKKIEAEMEGGETPALYHVIPEKRNERIGTAMMASAHVYDMTGVGAPPPAVIAARRGVTQPVPEKEGMVELALDPSELDMDSDAMAVRYEQQMRENQSQLQKEDLSDMLAEHVAKQKNKRKRQQNMETKQQKKYKEFKF, from the exons ATGGACCcacaaaacatgatattaggTGGACCTCCACCACCAGAAGGTTTGATGCCGCAACAAATATTTGTTCCAACAG atCAAATGGGTGGTCTTTCAAAAGAACTTCCATCTCTGCTTTCTTTAAAAGTAGATCCCCCAGATCAAGTAGTTGATGGAAATCCTTCAGAAGTTGTTTTACCTCAAGCTCTTGAGGATGTATtagctttaaaaaatcaacGCGCTTTGGAATTAGGAACCGAGGAAAATGCTGAAGAAAGAAATCTAGTTAAAGAAACGGGGAATGTTTGGGAGGCTGATAAt GAAAATGAACCTCAATCCGAAAAAGTTGATATTGGTGGTGataaaaagaaggaaaataacacaaaaattagtaaaaataaaaagaaaaaaaagagaaggaaaaataagaaaatggaGCAAATGGAAATGGTGGAAAAAGAGAACGAAGAAAAAACTAATGAGGAAGAGAATACCGATGATATCGAAGTgga ttatataCAAGAAAGTTTAAGTCTCCATGAAATGGCCCCTCAATATCGTCAATTTTACCACATTTTAGAAGCGTTTAAAATTTCTGATCCATCTCCAAACATTCCTCCTCCAATGTTAGCAATGCCAACAGCATTATCATCAAAATCTGCAATCGCAACACTCGGAGATCAATTCaatgatgataatgaagaagGTGACGACAAAAAAATCGaggataaaagtaaaatgtcaaaacgaaaattgaaaaaattaacgcGTTTAAGTGTAGCGGAATTAAAACAACTCGTAAACAGACCTGATGTTGTCGAAATGCATGATGTTACAGCGCGAGATCCCCGACTATTAGTACAATTGAAAGCGCATAGAAATACCGTTCAAGTTCCAAGACATTGGTGCTTTAAACGGAAGTATTTACAAGGAAAACGTGGTATTGAAAAACCACCATTTAATCTTcccgattttattaaaagaaccGGCATTATGGAAATGAGGGCTTCACTTCAAGATAAAGATGAATCGAAAACgttaaaagcaaaaatgagGGAACGCGCCCGTCCGAAATTAGGAAAAATTGATATcgattatcaaaaattacacGATGCTTTTTTCAA gtgGCAAACGAAACCAAAAATGACAATTCACGGGGATTTATATTACGAGGGGAAAGAATTTGAGACGCgtttaaaagagaaaaaaccAGGTGATTTGTCAGAAGAATTAAGAACCGCTCTTGGAATGCCCGTTGGTCCAAATGCAAATAAAGTACCCCCACCGTGGTTAATTGCTATGCAACGTTATGGACCGCCACCAAGTTATCCTAATTTGAAAATACCCGGCTTAAACGCCCCAATACCGGAGGGATGTTCCTTTGGGTATCACGCCGGAGGTTGGGGAAAACCACCCGTTGATGAAAATGGAAAACCTCTTTATGGAGATGTTTTTGGAACGAATATTATCAATACAGAT GATATTGCTGAAGATGCAACTGTTGACCGTACATTATGGGGTGAATTGGAATCAGAATCTGAGgaagaaagtgaagaagaggaggaagaagaagataaAGAAAAGCAGCCGATTGATGAAACGGGTCTTGTGACTCCTGCAGAAGGTCTTGTTACTCCAAGTGGTCTCACTAGCATTCCAGCAGGAATGGAAACTCCCGAAACTATTGAgttgagaaagaaaaagattgAAGCTGAAATGGAAGG tggTGAAACCCCCGCATTATATCATGTGATCCCCGAAAAACGTAACGAACGTATTGGAACTGCAATGATGGCCAGTGCTCACGTTTATGATATGACGGGTGTGGGAGCACCGCCACCAGCTGTTATAGCTGCTAGAAGAGGTGTTACACAACCAGTTCCTGAGAAAGAAGGAATGGTTGAATTGGCTTTGGATCCATCTGAATTGGATATGGATAGCGACGCGATGGCCGTCCGTTATGAACAGCAGATGCGTGAGAATCAATCGCAATTGCAGAAGGAAGATTTGAGTGATATGTTAGCGGAACATGTTGCtaaacagaaaaataaaaggaagagGCAACAAAATATGGAGACAAAGcaacagaaaaaatataaggaatttaaattttaa
- the LOC111427374 gene encoding ER membrane protein complex subunit 6, translated as MSAKLTRDRIAGNGIAYSEQALRNNSSIVEYCRTSMAALSGCTAGLLGLTGLTGAIFYLITVVLLWMMILIKAGSSFNNYFVSRRSLLTNGFFGQLFTYILCWTFLYGMVHVY; from the coding sequence atgtctGCAAAATTAACTAGAGATCGTATAGCCGGAAATGGAATAGCTTATAGTGAACAAGCGCTACGAAATAATTCTTCAATTGTAGAATATTGCAGAACATCCATGGCCGCATTATCTGGTTGTACTGCCGGGTTATTGGGTTTAACTGGGTTAACAGgtgcaatattttatttaattaccgTAGTTTTGCTTTGGATGATGATTTTAATCAAAGCTGGATCTtcgtttaataattattttgtgtcCAGGAGATCTTTATTGACAAATGGATTTTTTGGACAATTATTCACCTACATTTTGTGTTGGACCTTTTTGTACGGAATGGTacatgtttattaa
- the LOC111427373 gene encoding small ribosomal subunit protein bS18m, giving the protein MMNLPIIRSVLTRLRPTTQISASFYCTTSDVPKFDMENPFRKDNLQCVLCKYKITADYKNVKLLSQFQSPYTGRIYGRHITGLCSKQQEKVEKEIIKAQSAGLMGTYLKDPVFLKDPKLFNPDRPIRPHEFK; this is encoded by the exons ATGATGAATTTACCCATAATAAGATCAGTTTTAa CAAGATTAAGACCTACAACTCAAATAAGTgctagtttttattgcactactAGCGATGTTCCAAAATTTGATATGGAAAATCCTTTTAGAAAAGACAATCTTCAATGCgttttatgtaaatataagATAACCGCAGATTATAAAAACGTGAAATTGCTTTCTCAATTTCAATCACCTTATACAGGAAGAATTTATGGAAGACATATAACGGGATTATGTAGCAAACAACAAGAAAAGGTGGAGAAAGAGAttattaaagctcaaagtgcTGGGTTAATGGGTACATATTTAAAGGATCCAGTTTTCTTAAAGGATCCCAAACTGTTTAATCCAGATCGTCCAATAAGACCACatgaattcaaataa
- the LOC111427372 gene encoding E3 ubiquitin-protein ligase MARCHF2-like isoform X2, with product MSATNALASITRPNDAVIPARDIVVSIILTESTASLLDINAIHLEDILDWNSTTSAFSLNDLAFLEDQALKKSHSFKDARSYSSDLSISTANSFIVTRDIAYFCNQEFLSESQSSIDESIVLKPTGSSINCQSLLKRRLLPCYIYTRPLLSAKTTAHEDKIKYRGNSIYLSIMDSTLTITSSGWVNFCRICHGGESVGRLISPCRCRGSIALAHLECLEEWLKQSNYSRCELCQHRYEIVREPTYSIPWSIIVFLTHPGERLKELLLDILGFAIYTPTAIASTYLLMVLCDTIAARNNLQVSRSFTPHFLAFSAVFGMATIDFTYSSWLVVMLQRHFDAWRQWYQNMCTLKVILPPRKQKRHRKRKDLGSVDLD from the exons ATGAGCGCCACCAATGCCCTCGCAAGTATAACACGGCCAAACGACGCGGTAATTCCCGCTCGAGACATCGTCGTGTCTATCATATTAACGGAATCCACTGCAAGTCTCCTTGATATAAATGCAATCCATTTGGAGGATATTCTCGATTGGAATTCGACCACATCTGCTTTTTCTCTAAACGATTTGGCATTTTTAGAAGATCAAGCGTTGAAAAAATCACATAGTTTTAAAGACGCTAGGTCATATTCAAGTGACTTATCTATTTCCACCGCGAATTCATTTATCGTTACAAGAGATATTGCTTATTTTTGTAACCAGGAGTTCCTTAGTGAATCTCAAAGTTCGATTGATGAGTCGATAG ttttaaaaccaaCTGGAAGCAGTATTAATTGtcaatctttattaaaaagacgTTTACTTCCTTGTTACATCTATACAAGACCACTATTATCAGCGAAAACAACAGCACatgaagataaaataaaatatcggggcaatagtatttatttatcaattatgGATAGCACTTTAACAATAACAAGTTCTGGTTGGGTTAATTTCTGTCGGATTTGTCACGGTGGCGAAAGTGTTGGTCGTTTAATATCGCCATGTAGATGTCGAGGGTCAATTGCTTTAGCTCATTTGGAATGCTTGGAAGAGTGGCTTAAACAATCAAATTATAGCCGTTGCGAATTGTGTCAGCATCGATACGAGATTGTTAGAGAACCAAC gtACAGCATACCATGGTcgataattgtttttttgacACATCCTGGTGAGCGATTAAAAGAATTGTTACTAGATATACTCGGATTTGCAATTTACACTCCAACAGCAATTGCTTCGACATATTTATTAATGGTTCTGTGTGATACAATCGCAGCAAGAAATAATTTACAGGTATCAAGGAGTTTTACGCCGCATTTTTTGGCTTTTTCAGCGGTTTTTG GAATGGCCACAATCGATTTTACGTATTCGTCTTGGTTGGTTGTGATGCTACAGAGGCATTTTGATGCTTGGAGACAGTGGTACCAAAACATGTGCACCCTTAAAGTAATTTTACCACCGAGAAAGCAAAAACGTCACAGGAAAAGGAAAGATCTTGGTTCCGTCGATTTGGATTAA
- the LOC111427054 gene encoding uncharacterized protein has product MDNQRGTEKKLSIAYSLCIACGIIAAICVGVPYGHWKGTLDVCGTLPSRQNCSCILYGRNTFNYIAGGSNHICNFVTFGPLAYVIFSLLLACFHGFRVMFGSTNSQRTITTKNELGEMVILQTVDSETTSPLTRSFWITKSIISVVLTIYALVLFAMFMDGFLHTCNEYRKRLEKILGIHGTVIPVIHNRLDCNAIFDFMDYIEPDTAIARRDGTINTAASLITGLIASCLSWVLFFFSSIWNINQARNKV; this is encoded by the exons atggATAACCAACGAGGAACTGAAAAGAAATTAAGCATTGCGTACTCTCTTTGTATAGCTTGTGGGATAATTGCTGCAATTTGTGTGGGAGTTCCTTATGGGCATTGGAAAGGGACTTTAGATGTATGTGGAACATTACCGTCCAGACAAAATTGTAGTTGTATATTGTACGGGAGAAATACATTCAATTATATTGCAg GTGGAAGTAATCACATTTGTAACTTTGTTACATTTGGTCCGTTAGCTTATGTTATATTTTCGCTTTTATTGGCTTGTTTCCATGGATTTCGAGTAATGTTTGGATCAACAAATTCACAAAGaacaataacaacaaaaaacgaattagGCGAAATGGTTATTCTTCAAACAGTAGATTCGGAAACAACTAGCCCATTAACACGGAGCTTTTGGataacaaaatcaataatatcAGTTGTGTTAACCATCTATGCTTTGGTGTTATTTGCAATGTTTATGGATGGATTTTTACATACTTGTAATGAATATCGGAAAAgattggaaaaaattttggGTATACATGGAACGGTTATCCCAGTAATTCATAATAGACTTGATTGTAAtgcaatttttgattttatggattatattgAACCAGATACTGCAATTGCTAGGAGAGATGGGACGATAAATACAGCAGCCTCTTTAATTACAGGTTTAATTGCATCTTGTTTGTCTTgggttttattctttttctcTTCAATTTGGAATATTAATCAAGCtagaaataaagtttaa
- the LOC111427372 gene encoding uncharacterized protein isoform X1, whose product MSATNALASITRPNDAVIPARDIVVSIILTESTASLLDINAIHLEDILDWNSTTSAFSLNDLAFLEDQALKKSHSFKDARSYSSDLSISTANSFIVTRDIAYFCNQEFLSESQSSIDESIVLKPTGSSINCQSLLKRRLLPCYIYTRPLLSAKTTAHEDKIKYRGNSIYLSIMDSTLTITSSGWVNFCRICHGGESVGRLISPCRCRGSIALAHLECLEEWLKQSNYSRCELCQHRYEIVREPTLVKYSIPWSIIVFLTHPGERLKELLLDILGFAIYTPTAIASTYLLMVLCDTIAARNNLQVSRSFTPHFLAFSAVFGMATIDFTYSSWLVVMLQRHFDAWRQWYQNMCTLKVILPPRKQKRHRKRKDLGSVDLD is encoded by the exons ATGAGCGCCACCAATGCCCTCGCAAGTATAACACGGCCAAACGACGCGGTAATTCCCGCTCGAGACATCGTCGTGTCTATCATATTAACGGAATCCACTGCAAGTCTCCTTGATATAAATGCAATCCATTTGGAGGATATTCTCGATTGGAATTCGACCACATCTGCTTTTTCTCTAAACGATTTGGCATTTTTAGAAGATCAAGCGTTGAAAAAATCACATAGTTTTAAAGACGCTAGGTCATATTCAAGTGACTTATCTATTTCCACCGCGAATTCATTTATCGTTACAAGAGATATTGCTTATTTTTGTAACCAGGAGTTCCTTAGTGAATCTCAAAGTTCGATTGATGAGTCGATAG ttttaaaaccaaCTGGAAGCAGTATTAATTGtcaatctttattaaaaagacgTTTACTTCCTTGTTACATCTATACAAGACCACTATTATCAGCGAAAACAACAGCACatgaagataaaataaaatatcggggcaatagtatttatttatcaattatgGATAGCACTTTAACAATAACAAGTTCTGGTTGGGTTAATTTCTGTCGGATTTGTCACGGTGGCGAAAGTGTTGGTCGTTTAATATCGCCATGTAGATGTCGAGGGTCAATTGCTTTAGCTCATTTGGAATGCTTGGAAGAGTGGCTTAAACAATCAAATTATAGCCGTTGCGAATTGTGTCAGCATCGATACGAGATTGTTAGAGAACCAACGTTAGTAAA gtACAGCATACCATGGTcgataattgtttttttgacACATCCTGGTGAGCGATTAAAAGAATTGTTACTAGATATACTCGGATTTGCAATTTACACTCCAACAGCAATTGCTTCGACATATTTATTAATGGTTCTGTGTGATACAATCGCAGCAAGAAATAATTTACAGGTATCAAGGAGTTTTACGCCGCATTTTTTGGCTTTTTCAGCGGTTTTTG GAATGGCCACAATCGATTTTACGTATTCGTCTTGGTTGGTTGTGATGCTACAGAGGCATTTTGATGCTTGGAGACAGTGGTACCAAAACATGTGCACCCTTAAAGTAATTTTACCACCGAGAAAGCAAAAACGTCACAGGAAAAGGAAAGATCTTGGTTCCGTCGATTTGGATTAA
- the LOC111427372 gene encoding uncharacterized protein isoform X3, whose protein sequence is MSATNALASITRPNDAVIPARDIVVSIILTESTASLLDINAIHLEDILDWNSTTSAFSLNDLAFLEDQALKKSHSFKDARSYSSDLSISTANSFIVTRDIAYFCNQEFLSESQSSIDESIVLKPTGSSINCQSLLKRRLLPCYIYTRPLLSAKTTAHEDKIKYRGNSIYLSIMDSTLTITSSGWVNFCRICHGGESVGRLISPCRCRGSIALAHLECLEEWLKQSNYSRCELCQHRYEIVREPTLVKYSIPWSIIVFLTHPGERLKELLLDILGFAIYTPTAIASTYLLMVLCDTIAARNNLQVSRSFTPHFLAFSAVFEAF, encoded by the exons ATGAGCGCCACCAATGCCCTCGCAAGTATAACACGGCCAAACGACGCGGTAATTCCCGCTCGAGACATCGTCGTGTCTATCATATTAACGGAATCCACTGCAAGTCTCCTTGATATAAATGCAATCCATTTGGAGGATATTCTCGATTGGAATTCGACCACATCTGCTTTTTCTCTAAACGATTTGGCATTTTTAGAAGATCAAGCGTTGAAAAAATCACATAGTTTTAAAGACGCTAGGTCATATTCAAGTGACTTATCTATTTCCACCGCGAATTCATTTATCGTTACAAGAGATATTGCTTATTTTTGTAACCAGGAGTTCCTTAGTGAATCTCAAAGTTCGATTGATGAGTCGATAG ttttaaaaccaaCTGGAAGCAGTATTAATTGtcaatctttattaaaaagacgTTTACTTCCTTGTTACATCTATACAAGACCACTATTATCAGCGAAAACAACAGCACatgaagataaaataaaatatcggggcaatagtatttatttatcaattatgGATAGCACTTTAACAATAACAAGTTCTGGTTGGGTTAATTTCTGTCGGATTTGTCACGGTGGCGAAAGTGTTGGTCGTTTAATATCGCCATGTAGATGTCGAGGGTCAATTGCTTTAGCTCATTTGGAATGCTTGGAAGAGTGGCTTAAACAATCAAATTATAGCCGTTGCGAATTGTGTCAGCATCGATACGAGATTGTTAGAGAACCAACGTTAGTAAA gtACAGCATACCATGGTcgataattgtttttttgacACATCCTGGTGAGCGATTAAAAGAATTGTTACTAGATATACTCGGATTTGCAATTTACACTCCAACAGCAATTGCTTCGACATATTTATTAATGGTTCTGTGTGATACAATCGCAGCAAGAAATAATTTACAGGTATCAAGGAGTTTTACGCCGCATTTTTTGGCTTTTTCAGCGGTTTTTG AGGCATTTTGA